A part of Cydia amplana chromosome 24, ilCydAmpl1.1, whole genome shotgun sequence genomic DNA contains:
- the LOC134659285 gene encoding ras-related protein Rab-31 — protein sequence MKVVEAKIVVLGSQGVGKTSLVVRYIGKMFSKHISPTIGASFFTCNINVDGARVKLQVWDTAGQERFRSMAPMYYRNANAALLVYDITSVGSFTAIKTWVKELQSNVPEPMALALVGNKCDLHESRAVPYSEAKQYAASIGAQYCETSALHDQGIDHVFLSTATALLHMSTTTLSASLRSYDSAEGDTDRVPTGDPTEDPATHTGKVELPAWSIDSIAHGEPARMCC from the exons ATGAAAGTGGTTGAAGCAAAAATAGTGGTACTAGGATCACAAG GTGTCGGCAAAACAAGCCTTGTGGTCCGCTACATTGGAAAGATGTTTTCCAAACACATCTCGCCCACCATCGGGGCATCATTCTTCACATGCAACATCAATGTTGACGGAGCCAGAGTTAAACTACAG GTGTGGGACACAGCGGGACAGGAACGGTTCCGATCAATGGCGCCCATGTATTACCGTAACGCCAACGCCGCGCTACTAGTCTACGACATCACTAGCGTTGGTAGCTTCACTGCGATTAAAACGTGGGTCAAAGAGCTACAAAG CAATGTACCAGAACCGATGGCGCTCGCCCTCGTAGGCAACAAGTGCGACTTGCACGAGTCCCGCGCGGTCCCGTACTCCGAAGCTAAGCAGTACGCGGCTTCCATCGGGGCGCAGTATTGTGAGACCTCGGCCCTGCACGACCAG GGCATCGACCACGTGTTCCTGAGCACGGCTACAGCGCTACTGCACATGTCGACCACAACCTTGAGCGCTTCGCTACGCTCTTACGACTCGGCAGAGGGCGACACCGATAGGGTACCCACAG GTGATCCCACAGAAGACCCGGCCACACACACGGGCAAAGTGGAGCTCCCAGCGTGGAGCATCGACAGCATCGCCCACGGGGAACCCGCCAGAATGtgttgttaa